The following proteins are co-located in the Patescibacteria group bacterium genome:
- a CDS encoding SpoIID/LytB domain-containing protein, with product MPSLLKRACSGFLLLATLVLGVPLSVSAASTAPYSALRVTTTGGGNISMTPGEVKNIAISFQNKGSSTWANDGKGYISIYTYGPKYRASVFDPGSWLSPSQVKRMIESSVKPGAVSTFAFNLKAPKTVGTYKETFALASQDLAWVTGGEFTLNITVASNAGGSTGASTPTTAAPSSSGIAGYSASIVTQSATKLKVLAKKTVSFSVVVKNTGTATWKNIGLTAPDVSMASGASDFRHLSWQGQKVAMLSQKVKPGETAAMQFFFTAPNVNGLQTAKFQITADDLSIPGMFVEIPVEVTGGSAEVFSAPANENVTPVLQQIDEPTIRVGVLVVDEETKDEVAITSFESDFDLTDETGTVLGSYPKGKEIRAAWDGSTYLYNDGAHKKSAKPLRFVPKTPNAVMTITNFDRRVTRGTSFANNTFRNVLELRWNLPNDRVWVINELPIELYLRGLAETSDLSHPEFQKTLMTAARTYAFYHWTHASKHKAEGFHVDAYRDQVYWGYDQEARTPRITAGVLATRGLIVTYNGDTAITSFFSRSDGRTRDWSEVWGGNVPYAKSVPVPCDVGKTLWGHGVGMSASGAICMAKEGKDWQSILKYFYTGVEINPKWP from the coding sequence ATGCCTTCTCTTCTTAAAAGAGCCTGTTCGGGGTTTTTGTTGCTGGCAACGCTAGTTTTGGGCGTGCCACTCTCGGTTTCAGCAGCCTCGACAGCCCCGTATTCAGCTCTTCGAGTAACTACGACGGGAGGGGGAAACATTTCGATGACTCCAGGGGAAGTGAAGAACATCGCCATTTCTTTTCAAAATAAGGGGTCATCCACCTGGGCAAATGACGGCAAAGGTTACATTTCTATCTATACATACGGCCCAAAGTATCGCGCGAGCGTTTTTGATCCCGGCTCATGGTTGTCACCTTCACAGGTTAAGCGGATGATCGAAAGCTCGGTAAAACCGGGTGCTGTCAGTACATTTGCGTTCAATCTGAAGGCACCGAAGACTGTTGGAACGTACAAGGAGACCTTCGCCCTGGCCTCCCAAGACTTGGCTTGGGTCACGGGCGGGGAATTCACGTTGAATATTACGGTGGCGTCGAACGCGGGTGGATCGACGGGGGCGTCGACCCCTACAACGGCTGCGCCATCTTCATCCGGCATTGCAGGGTATTCGGCCTCGATCGTCACCCAATCCGCGACCAAGCTCAAGGTACTGGCGAAAAAGACGGTGTCTTTTTCCGTTGTTGTAAAGAATACTGGGACTGCCACTTGGAAAAACATCGGTTTGACGGCACCGGATGTCAGTATGGCCTCTGGGGCAAGTGATTTCCGCCATCTGAGCTGGCAGGGCCAGAAAGTCGCGATGCTTTCGCAGAAAGTTAAGCCAGGCGAGACGGCCGCCATGCAATTTTTCTTCACCGCGCCAAATGTTAATGGCTTGCAGACGGCCAAATTCCAAATCACGGCGGATGATCTGAGTATTCCGGGGATGTTCGTCGAGATTCCTGTGGAGGTCACGGGTGGTTCGGCGGAGGTTTTTTCCGCACCGGCCAACGAGAACGTGACACCGGTTCTACAACAAATCGACGAACCAACCATTCGCGTAGGCGTTCTAGTGGTCGACGAGGAGACTAAGGATGAGGTGGCAATCACTTCTTTCGAGAGTGATTTTGACCTGACTGATGAAACCGGAACTGTTCTAGGCTCATACCCAAAAGGGAAGGAGATTAGAGCGGCGTGGGACGGCTCGACGTATCTTTATAATGACGGCGCACATAAGAAGAGTGCTAAGCCTTTGCGATTCGTGCCAAAAACACCGAACGCGGTCATGACCATCACCAATTTTGATCGTCGAGTCACTCGTGGTACGTCTTTTGCTAATAACACGTTTCGCAATGTCCTCGAACTCAGGTGGAACTTGCCGAATGATCGGGTGTGGGTGATTAATGAGCTTCCTATCGAGCTTTACCTGCGAGGACTCGCCGAAACTTCAGACCTTTCACACCCCGAGTTCCAGAAAACGCTGATGACGGCCGCTAGAACCTACGCCTTTTATCACTGGACACACGCCTCAAAGCATAAGGCCGAGGGTTTCCACGTAGACGCTTACCGCGATCAGGTTTATTGGGGCTACGACCAGGAGGCGCGTACACCGAGAATTACTGCCGGCGTGCTCGCTACTCGCGGATTAATCGTTACTTACAATGGAGACACGGCTATTACCTCGTTCTTCTCACGTTCAGACGGTAGGACTCGCGATTGGTCAGAGGTCTGGGGCGGTAATGTGCCTTACGCCAAGTCTGTACCGGTTCCCTGTGATGTTGGTAAGACCCTTTGGGGCCACGGCGTAGGTATGTCCGCTTCCGGTGCCATCTGTATGGCTAAGGAGGGGAAGGATTGGCAGTCAATTCTCAAATACTTCTATACCGGTGTAGAAATCAATCCAAAGTGGCCATAA